DNA from Syntrophorhabdales bacterium:
CAAGGGCGCGCCTCTGCTTAGAGGCTTCAGGGGCGCTCCACCGGCCGACCGGGAAAACCTGGTCAGGTGCATGATCGCTCTTTCGCGGCTCGCGTGCGATCACCCGGACATCAACACTATCGATGTTAATCCTCTTATTGTGCTCGGCAAAGGCAAAGGCTGCCTGGCGGTTGACGCGAAAATAGAAACACTTCTCTGACAACAGTGTATAAAAAAGAACCAGAGGCCTGGACATCGAGCTGCATCCGCATCGGGCCAGAGCAAGGACGCGGCCTGAGAAGGCCTTTCAAACAGACTCAGAAACGGGACCACCGAACAAGTCTACCGTTTTTCTTACCAGGGTCGAAAGCGATGGGTCGCGCGCGCCCATAATAAGAACACAATCGCCGGGTCGCGCATCGGCTTTCAATTCAGCCAGCAACTCATCACGATCGCGTACCGCTTCTGCTTTGAACACAACTGGGCCGAGCGCGTTTACGAGGTCGCCCGACGAAATATTCTTTTGAGCAGTGCCGCCGGCATAATAGATCGGGAGGAGATAGAGCGAGTCGTTCTCGCGGAAGACGGCTCGAAACGTTGCAATATAGTCATCTTTCAGGAATCGGGTTGGACCAAACCCATGCGGTTGGTATACGGCAAGTATACGTGCAGACAAACCCCGCGCCGCAGTCACCGCGGCCGCTATTTTCGCCGGATTGTGCGCAAAATCATCTACCACACATACCTTGCCCACTGTGTCCGTTACGCTGAAGCGTCTCGCTATACCCTCGAAGGTTCGTGCGGCCCCGGCAAGAGTGCGCGGGTCGCATTCGAAGTGCTCGCAGACACACAGCGCAGCACGCAGGTTCTCAAGATTGTGAATGCCCGGCAAGGGCAGATGGTATTCGATGCCCTTGCGCACAAGTTTCACGGACCTGCCCAGAAGCTCTTCGCCATCCGGTTGCCACGAAACAGAACCATTACGGCCATAACGCACCGTGGTCTGTATGGCAGCAAGGATCGGGTCATCCCCATTTGAAGCGCTCCACTGCGATCGCGATGCAAGAGTTGAAAAAAGGTCGCGTAACTCCTCAACGCTCTTGTGGTCCTTCGACACATTAAGAATGACCGATGCCTCCGGAGCGTATTTGACGAGTGTTCCGTCACTCTCGTCAGCTTCCGCTACCAGAAGATCAGAGGCGCCACTGAAGGCGTTACCGATCAGCCCCTGCTTTTCGAGTCTCACAAGAGGCGCACCAGAGATGAGAGAGGGGGATTTGCCGCATGCGGTCAGTAATTCGAATATCATGGCCGTGACAGTTGATTTGCCGCTTGTACCTGCGACCGCAATGCTCCTCTTCGATGCAATGAGTGAGGCAAGCAGATCAGAGCGATGCACAATGGGTACACCATGCGTGCGCGCAGCAGCGATATCAGGGTTTGACTCCTCTATTGCGGTCGAAATACAGAGAGCGTCGGTATCTGCCCGGATGCCTGAACCGTCCTGATTAACGATTACGCAGCCGAGCTCTTCGAGGGATCTCCGCATCAAGGCGGTATCCTCAGTATCAAGTAATCGATCAGAGCCGGACACCGTGATCCCCTCAAAGCGCAGATACTGTGCGAGCCCGCTCATGCCCGTGCCGAACACACCGGCAAAATGAACACGTCGACACGCAGTGTCGCCAACACGTAAAGGCAGAGGATCAATGTAGAGAAGCGCGCCAACACTGACCAGGTCGAAGAGGCGGAGCATGTCCTGGTTACGCAGACACAGACATCCGTGGGAAAGGGGCGTGCCCACGAGATCCTCCTGGTTGGTGCCATGAATATAGATGCATCGATTATATGAATCGACGCTTCCGCCTTTATTGATTCCTTGTTCCAGGCCTTCCAATCGCAGAACACGCGTCAGTATCAGATTCTCATCACGCGAACGCTGATCCCAATCAATCCCCGTATCCCTTCGTTCTTTGAAAATGCGCCCCGCAGGCGCGCCCGCGCCGATTTTCTCCGTGACACGATGAAGACCGGGCGGTGTCTTAAACGAGTTCTCCCGGATACCAGTTCCGAAACGGGAGGTGGAACAATCGAACTGACCGATAATCTTCTGCTTATCACAGATAAAGAGCGCTTGCGTTTCGATGGACTGGACGAGAAAAGATTCGTCAGGATCCGCCAGGAATTTCCGCAGGATCTGATAAATGGAACGTAACCTATTCGTATCCACGAGACATCTCACAAAAGGCCGCAGCAGTGATTGCAGAGCCTTCAAGGCACCCGGCAATCCCTGCAAGCCGCCTAAGATTACCCGGTTTCACCCGGCTTTACAAGACGGACTGTTTTCCGAACAGCCGTTCCGGAATCAGGTCTCGGCCGAATTCTTGACCGGAAACCCGCGACCATGAGATCCCGCCGTGGTAGAATAGTGTCGATGAAGCGATCCCTTGCACGCGGTTTACTCGCGTTGATCATGCTTGCTGCATGCACTGCAGGATTGGCCCAGTCTGACCCATTTGAGGCACGAAGGCTCCAGATGGTGAGGCAGGACATCGAAGGGCGAGGAATCAGAGACACGCTGGTGCTCAACGCCATGCGAAAGGTACCACGCCACCTCTTTGTTGAAGAATCGCTCAGGTCGCAAGCCTACAATGATTATCCGCTGCCTATCGGTGAACGACAGACAATATCCCAGCCCTATGTGGTGGCACTCATGACCGAAGCCTTACGCTTGAAGGGTGGCGAACGCGTTCTGGAAGTGGGCACCGGCTCCGGTTATCAGGCGTCGATCCTGGCTGAGATTGCCAAAGAAGTTTTTACGATCGAGATCCGGCCCGAGCTCTACGAGAAGACTCGCGATAAACTCGAAAAGATGGGATATCGGAATATCCGCGCAAAGCTGGGCGACGGCTATCTTGGCTGGCCGGAACACGCCCCATTCGACGCGATCATCATCACCGCGTCTACGGATCGTATGCCTCCGCCGCTTTTTTACCAACTCAAGGAAGGCGGACGGATGATCATGCCGCTTGGCAGCACAACCTTCCACCAGAAACTCACGCTCGTCACAAAGAAACAAGGCAAGGCGGAGGTCAAGGAATTGGATCCTGTGGCCTTTGTCCCCCTCGTCCGCGAAGGTCAGAGCAAATAGATTCCCACAGGCAAGCCGGGTACCCGTGGGATTTTCCACGGGTGTTACTCACATCACGCGCTGAGAAAAACACAAAGTATTCATCGAGAAATAGAGAAATCGATAGGAGCGCTTCTTCAACCAGACGAGCCATCAGGAAGCGTAGTTTGGTAACAAGAGGCGCTGCGCCCCGGGTAAGCTTTTGCTCAACTAATTGGGCCATCCGGCAGGCGGAGCGCCTCTTGACGCTGCAGGTCTTTCTATCTTCATCCAACACGCAAATGCTTTTCATCCGCACAATAATCCGCGTACCGGTGAACGTGCGTCTCGCCTTCGCGACTGCAGCGCAGTGAGAATGCCTGCTGCTGGCAAGGAGAAACGGGCCAACGTGATTATGGTATACTTCAGCACCGCCGATCCTCAAGGAGCCTCAGAAGGGAGATGCAATAACCATGAGCACTGAACCGAACAAAGTGATTTATTCGATGGTCAGGGTGAGTAAGTATTATGACAAGCAACCCGTGCTGAAAGATATCTCCCTCTCCTATTTTTACGGAGCAAAAATCGGTGTCCTCGGCTTGAACGGATCGGGGAAGAGCTCTCTCCTGCGCATCATGGCAGGAGTTGATCAGAACTTTAACGGCAAGGCGGTTCTTTCTTCCGGCTACACGGTGGGATTTCTCGAACAGGAGCCGAAACTGGACGAGGGAAAAACAGTCCGTGAAATTGTGGAAGAGGGAGTCCATGAGATTGTAGCTGCCCTGAATGAATTCAACCTCATCAGCGAGAAATTAGCCGAGCCCATGTCAGACGACGAGATGAATAAACTCATCGAACGACAGGGCGAAGTGCAGGAAAAGCTGGATGCCCTCGACGCGTGGGATCTTGATTCGCGTCTTGAAATGGCTATGGATGCGCTGCGCTGCCCTTCGGGAGACACTCCGGTCAGTGTCCTGTCCGGCGGTGAGAGGCGCCGTGTGGCCCTCTGCAGGCTGCTCCTCAGGAAGCCTGATATTCTGCTTCTGGACGAACCGACCAACCACCTCGACGCAGAGAGCGTGGCGTGGCTGGAGCATCATCTGCAGAATTATGCCGGAACCGTGATCGCTGTCACGCATGACCGGTATTTTCTCGACAACGTGGCCAGGTGGATCCTGGAACTGGACAGAGGGTACGGGATCCCGTGGAAAGGAAATTATTCCTCGTGGCTTGAACAGAAGCAGAACCGCCTGGCGCAGGAAGAGAAGTCTGAGACCGAGAGACAGAAGACCCTGCAGCGCGAGCTTGAATGGATACGGATGTCTCCCAAGGGGCGCCACGCGAAAGCAAAAGCCCGTATCAGTTCGTACGAGGCCCTCCTCAGTCGCGACGTGGAAAAGAGTGCAAAAGAGCTGCAGATCTACATTCCACCTGGACCACGATTGGGCAATGTGGTGATAGAGGCTGATAACGTGAGTAAAGGCTATGGGGAGAATATTCTCATGGAGGGAATGAGTTTCTCATTGCCGCCCGGCGGCATCATAGGCATTATCGGGCCAAACGGAGCAGGAAAGACTACGCTCTTCCGGATGATCACCAGCCAGGAGAAACCTGATTCAGGCACCTTCAAGATCGGCGAGACTGTGAAGCTGGCGTACGTCGATCAAAGCCGCGACATTCTCGATCCAAACAAAACCATATGGGAGGTCATCTCGGGAGGAGATGACACTATTCAGTTAGGCAAACGGCAGGTCAATTCCAGAGCCTACGTGGCTCGCTTCAATTTTTCAGGAAACGATCAGCAGAAAAAGGTGTCAATGATCTCGGGCGGAGAAAGAAACCGCGTACACCTAGCGCGTATGCTGAAGGAAGAGGCAAACGTCCTTCTACTTGACGAGCCAACGAATGACCTCGACGTGAACACCATGCGTGCGCTTGAAGAGGCTTTAGAGAGCTTCGCCGGTTGCGCCGTGGTCATAAGCCACGACCGATGGTTTCTCGACCGCATCGCCACACACATGCTGGCCTTCGAGGGTGACAGCAAGGTCGTCTGGTTTGACGGGAATTATTCCGAGTATGAAGCCGACAGAAAGGCCCGCCTGGGTCCGGCCGCAGACCAGCCCCATCGCATCAAGTACAGGCATCTGACCAGGCAGTAAAAGGATACGTAATCAGTTGCCCGCGGCGCTCTTCACACACTCCTCCATGAAGGAGCGGGCTTTGGAGAGGGCCATGGCTCTGATCTGGTCGATGGACATGCTCCCCACTTCTGCTTTGGGTAAAGAGATAATGACCGACGCAAGGCTCATGCCCTTTTCGGGAGACGGTTTTTCCTCGAAGCTCACCTGCACCTCCAGGAAGCCGTATTTCGGGCCGCGGTCGAGCATCTTCTCCACATTCATTTCAATTCTTGCCATGTTCTTCACCCCTTCCGATTACAATTAAGTCGCTGCAAGTTTTCTCCCGGTCCCTGAACTGATTAGCGCAACAAAGCGTTCCAAGGGGATCGGATCCCAGCCACGTTATTGAAGCAACCCTATTTTCTTTGCTATGACAAGCGCTCCTGCATACTCGTCAGCAGCCAATTTCTTCTGCTCAGCGGGGGGCCTGTAATCAACAATGAATTGGAGCTTATCGATTTTGGTCTTTAGCTCGGGATTCCTCATTGCCTTCTCAATAGCCGGAACCAGAACCTTCTTCACGTCTTCAGGAAGTCCCGCCGGCCCGTACATACCGAACCAGCTCGGAACCAATTGTTGCTTATACCCCAGGTCACGAATGGTTGGCACGTTGGGATACTCTTTCATTTTAATGGTCGTGAGAAGCATTCTCAGCTTCCCGGATTCGACGTGGGGTATGATTTTGCTCACCGCGTCGAAGGTCACCTCCACGTGTCCTCCCAGGAGTGCAGTGATGACCGCCTCGCCGCTTTTGAAGGGCACGTGGTTGAACTGTGTGCCGGTCAACGACTCGATGGTCTCGAGATGAAAGTGGGTGACGGATCCGATTCCCGCAGTGCTCACACGCAGTTTATCAGGGTTTGCCTTGGCGTAGTCTAATAGTTCTTTCATGGTCTTCCACGGAGCGTTCGACTGCACTGCAATCGCGTGAGCGAAGAATAAATGGAGTCCCAACGGCTCCAGATCCTTATCCGGATCATAGCGAACAGTGTCAGGGCTGATGATCCGGGAATAGACGATGGCCGGATTGTTCGTATAGACGAGCGTGTAGCCGTCTTTTTTGCTTCGGGCCACAAAATCCGTACCCAGTGTGAACGATCCCCCGGGCTTGTTGATGGGAACAAACGGCACTCCTAAGCTCTTTGACAATTCGTCTGCCACCATCCTTCCGGGAATATCTATAGCCGAACCTGGTGTCGCCGGGATCACGAACTGAACAGAGTGATTCGGATACGACTGCGCAAAACCGCATGAAACCCCGATACCCAATGCGACCAGCGTGAAGAGTATGGCCGCCACGCATGATGCCAAGCCTTTCATATCTGTTTGCCCCCTCGAGTCGAGTCTTTTGCCAAAGCGATTCTAAATGCTGGGCAAGGCTCTGTCAAGCGAAACGCGATTGCCGCCGGTAAACGGGCAATGAAAATTCTCTTGACTTTTTATATGTGCAGTATTATATATGTACATACATATATGTGCCTGAGTTACCACGGAAAGGGTGTGCAGGAGACAGGCGGTCAAGCAAACCGCCTTCCGGGAGGATATTGTGAAGCCTAGAACCCATACGCTTCTGATGGTCACCTCTTTCGTACCGGTCATTCTGTTCAAAGTGGTAGCGCGCACTGGCCCGGCGACCCTGGGCCAGACGAGAATCGCGGCCCTCGCGGGTGTCGCGTGCGCTCTGGCCCAATGTCTTCTCTCGAGAAAGCTCACAAAGCAGACGACGTACCTCGAACGGGCCTTTCTCGCTTTTCTCGCTGTCGCGACGCTCTGGGTTTTTGTCATGCCGGAAGGAATCGCCATGCATTTCGTCACCCACTCTACTTCATTGCTCTATATAGTTCTCTGCCTGACAACCCTTCTGCCGCAGGCGTTTGGATTCGACCCCTTCACGTACGCTATCGCCAAGCAGTGGTACCCGGAGAGTGTCTGGAACACGCCTCAGTTCCGGACCATCAACCTCCACATTACGTACGTATGGAGCGCTCTCTTTCTGGCCGCAGCCTGCTCCAGCTTTTCTGGTGAGGGGAAACCCCTATTCTCAATTCTTGTGCCGCTCATTCTCGTGCTTGCCATCGGACTGCCTTTCTCAAAGATGTACCCGGAATTCTACTTGAAGAGAAAGTTCCCTGCCAGACCCGAAGAACATGCGCTCTTTGAAGGCACGGCAAGGGACCTGATCTCCCGGATGCCCCTCGGCTTCAACTCTGACGCTATACCGGGTCTTTCCGCTACAATCCAGTTTCTGCTCTCCGGTGAAGGCGGCGGAGACATGGTCTTATCCGTAAAAAACGGTCAGTGCACATTCAGGGAGGGACGTGAATCTTCACCTACCCTCACTATCAACTCGTCAGCAGAAGCCTGGCTCAAGATTGCGCGTGGCGAAGTGGACCGACCCAAGGCGCTGATGGAAGGCTTGTTCTCCGTCCAGGGAGACATGGCATTGCTCATGAAAATGGCGGAACTCTTTCGCCCACCCGCAACAGATCAGTCACCCGAAAGAAATCGCTTCGAGGAAAAACTTGACAAAGAACAGTCATCCGTAAAAGGAGGGAAAGAGAGCATGAACGTTTTAGCTATCCAGGGTAGCCCGCGGCCAAAGGTCAGCAACACGGAAAAACTCCTTCAGGAATTCCTGGCCGGCGCCAGAAGCGAGGGGGCGGCGGTCGAAACGGTCTATCTCAAAGAAAAGAACATACACCCCTGTGTGGGCTGCTACACGTGCTGGACGAAAACGCCTGGTGTATGCGTGTTTAAAGACGACATGCCCGAGCTTCTGGATAAGGTAAGGGGCGCAGACCTTCTCGTCTACGCTACACCGCTTTATAATTACAATGTTACCGCGTTGCTGAAAGCATTCCAGGAGAGGATGCTCCCCCTCCTTGACCCGCACCTGGTCAAAGAGAGTGATACCTATCGCCATCCTAAACGATACAGCAGCGGTGCTTCCGGGATGGTACTCGTTTCCACCTGCGGGTTCCCGGAAGTCTCTCATTTTGACGGGCTCAGACAAATCTTTCGTCACATAGAGAAATCAGGGAAGATCCCTTTGGTGGGCGAACTCCTCGTCCCTTCTGCGGAGCTCGTGTTGAAGCAGGACTTCATCAGGCAAAAAGCAGAAGGCATATTCAAAGCAGCCTTTCAGGCGGGAGTCGAGGTGGTTCGTGATGGCGCCGTTTCAAAAGAAACAGAAGCGAGCCTTCAGCAGCCTGTCGTACCCGTAGAAGAACTGGCGGATATGGCAAACATCTGGTGGGACAGCTTCCAAAAAGATACAGCAAGAACTTCGGCACAGGAGAAGAAACTGTCCCAGGATATGAGACTCCTCCTTCGGGGCATGGCTCTGACATTTAACCCATCCGCTGCGGGCAATCTCAAAGCCACGATCCAGTTTGATGTAACGGGCAGACAACCGGGAGCGTGGTTCCTTTCGATCGGTAACGGAACCTGCACGTACAACGAGGGGCGAGCCCCCGCACCAAGCCTGACTATCAAGACTCCTTCGGAAGTGTGGCTGGCGATTGCGGCCAGGGAGAAAGACGGCCAACAGGCCTTCATGAGAGGCGAGTTCAAGGCTGAAGGAGACTTAAGTCTCCTGATGCGCCTCAATGTGCTATTCGGGTCGCAATGAGGCGCTGTTTTGGAGCCGCGCAACCAGGTTTCTTGCGATTTGACAAGCGAATTCAAAAACTCCTTGACAAGAAACTTTTCCATGTGTTTTACTGGTACCCTTATGCACTTCATGAGAACAGACAGAACCAACATGCGGAAGGTATGGTGGTGGGATAGCTAACCGGCTGTCCCAGTAAGAAAGACCGCTTAAGTCCTGGGATAGACGGATTCCAGGGCTTACGCGGTTTTTTTATAGCCGCTTTGAGGCCCGAATACTCAAAGCGGCTTTTTTTATTTCAAAGGAGGCGCAGAATGTACCAGGCAAGCGAAAAGTTTCAAAAAGAAAAACAGTGTGATAAGAATGAACAGGGGCACGAGGGCATCACGATCAGGTACGATGAGGACGATCTGCGGATCATGCAGCACTTCGTCAGAGATCACATAGAGCGATCGTACTGACCGGGAATCACTCAGCAGCGCTCTTTCCCGTTTGTCGTTTCAAGCTTGAGCCGGTATCCAGGCGTTTGCGAAGTCGATTTTCGTTCTTGCGAAAATAACGGCAGTGGGATAGTGTTGACAAAAGCAGCCTAGCTGTGGAGTGAAAGATGTGCCCAGTCAGGAGGAGCGTGATGCAAGATAAGCAGAGAAAGGAAAAGAGCATTGTCGTTGTGGGTCCAGGTCGTATGGGCCTCGGCATTGCTCTCGCGTTTGCTCTAGCCCGTGTGCCTGTGAAGATAGTGGACGTGAAAGAGAGAAGCCGGAAGGAGCGCGAACAACTGATTGCACGGGCCCGTGAAGAAATGGGTTCAACTGTCAGACTCCTCGGCAAGCTTAAGTACACTGCCTTGCGTCCTGCGGCGGTTCTCTCTTCCCTGACGTTCTATAGCGGAATCACCAGAGAGAATGTTGCCGGGGAGTATATCTTCGAGGCCCTGCCCGAAAGGCCGGAGTTGAAGATCCAGCTTTTCCGCGATATATCGCCTTTACTACGTTCTACCGCAATAGTCGCATCCGCTACCTCCACCATTGATATCAAAACGATGGCACGTGGGCTTGCCAATCCAGAGAGGCTGCTCATAACCCATTGGCTGAATCCTGCCTTTATTATTCCCCTCGTGGAGGTTGCACGCGCCAACACAACCGCCGATACTGCAGTGAAAAAGATGACCACACTGCTCAAGAGCATCGGTAAGGTGCCGGTGGTGCTGAGAGACAGCCCCGGCTTTATCATCCCAAGGATTCAGGCGGGTGCTATGAACGAAGCAGTGCGCATACTGGAGGAAGGAATTGCCAGCGCGGAGGATATCGACGTTGCGATCCGGTACGGTTTTGGTTTCAGGCTGTCCGTGCTTGGTCTTCTGGAGTTCATCGACCTGGGCGGCCTCGACATCCTCTATTACGCTGACCGCTTTCTCTATACAGCATACAGAAGCGCGAGGTTTAAGGCTCCAAAACTGATTGAGGAAAAAATGGAAAAGGGGGAGACGGGACCGCGGGCAGGAAAAGGCATATACGACTACCACGGTCGCGACACGAAATCTCTGTTTGAAAATAAATATCGCGATTTCATAAAGGTGCTCAAAGCGATCAGATAGAGAATGAGGGGGAGACGATGAAAGAGAAAATAGCCGTCCTGGGCGGAGGTAACGGCTCTTTCGCGGCAGCCGCGGACTTCGCGCTACAGGGATGCGAGGTAAGACTGTGGAGCAAATTTCCTGAGGAGCTGTCAGCCGTAAGAGAAACCGGCACTATCACGGTCTCGGGGCCTACACTCCGGGGAGAGGCCCGGATCGCGCTCGTCACCGATGATATCAGTGAAGCGGTAAGGGGTGTGGAGGTAATCCTGTCGATC
Protein-coding regions in this window:
- a CDS encoding 3-hydroxyacyl-CoA dehydrogenase NAD-binding domain-containing protein, giving the protein MQDKQRKEKSIVVVGPGRMGLGIALAFALARVPVKIVDVKERSRKEREQLIARAREEMGSTVRLLGKLKYTALRPAAVLSSLTFYSGITRENVAGEYIFEALPERPELKIQLFRDISPLLRSTAIVASATSTIDIKTMARGLANPERLLITHWLNPAFIIPLVEVARANTTADTAVKKMTTLLKSIGKVPVVLRDSPGFIIPRIQAGAMNEAVRILEEGIASAEDIDVAIRYGFGFRLSVLGLLEFIDLGGLDILYYADRFLYTAYRSARFKAPKLIEEKMEKGETGPRAGKGIYDYHGRDTKSLFENKYRDFIKVLKAIR
- a CDS encoding SCP2 sterol-binding domain-containing protein, with the translated sequence MKPRTHTLLMVTSFVPVILFKVVARTGPATLGQTRIAALAGVACALAQCLLSRKLTKQTTYLERAFLAFLAVATLWVFVMPEGIAMHFVTHSTSLLYIVLCLTTLLPQAFGFDPFTYAIAKQWYPESVWNTPQFRTINLHITYVWSALFLAAACSSFSGEGKPLFSILVPLILVLAIGLPFSKMYPEFYLKRKFPARPEEHALFEGTARDLISRMPLGFNSDAIPGLSATIQFLLSGEGGGDMVLSVKNGQCTFREGRESSPTLTINSSAEAWLKIARGEVDRPKALMEGLFSVQGDMALLMKMAELFRPPATDQSPERNRFEEKLDKEQSSVKGGKESMNVLAIQGSPRPKVSNTEKLLQEFLAGARSEGAAVETVYLKEKNIHPCVGCYTCWTKTPGVCVFKDDMPELLDKVRGADLLVYATPLYNYNVTALLKAFQERMLPLLDPHLVKESDTYRHPKRYSSGASGMVLVSTCGFPEVSHFDGLRQIFRHIEKSGKIPLVGELLVPSAELVLKQDFIRQKAEGIFKAAFQAGVEVVRDGAVSKETEASLQQPVVPVEELADMANIWWDSFQKDTARTSAQEKKLSQDMRLLLRGMALTFNPSAAGNLKATIQFDVTGRQPGAWFLSIGNGTCTYNEGRAPAPSLTIKTPSEVWLAIAAREKDGQQAFMRGEFKAEGDLSLLMRLNVLFGSQ
- a CDS encoding protein-L-isoaspartate(D-aspartate) O-methyltransferase, with translation MKRSLARGLLALIMLAACTAGLAQSDPFEARRLQMVRQDIEGRGIRDTLVLNAMRKVPRHLFVEESLRSQAYNDYPLPIGERQTISQPYVVALMTEALRLKGGERVLEVGTGSGYQASILAEIAKEVFTIEIRPELYEKTRDKLEKMGYRNIRAKLGDGYLGWPEHAPFDAIIITASTDRMPPPLFYQLKEGGRMIMPLGSTTFHQKLTLVTKKQGKAEVKELDPVAFVPLVREGQSK
- a CDS encoding tripartite tricarboxylate transporter substrate binding protein is translated as MKGLASCVAAILFTLVALGIGVSCGFAQSYPNHSVQFVIPATPGSAIDIPGRMVADELSKSLGVPFVPINKPGGSFTLGTDFVARSKKDGYTLVYTNNPAIVYSRIISPDTVRYDPDKDLEPLGLHLFFAHAIAVQSNAPWKTMKELLDYAKANPDKLRVSTAGIGSVTHFHLETIESLTGTQFNHVPFKSGEAVITALLGGHVEVTFDAVSKIIPHVESGKLRMLLTTIKMKEYPNVPTIRDLGYKQQLVPSWFGMYGPAGLPEDVKKVLVPAIEKAMRNPELKTKIDKLQFIVDYRPPAEQKKLAADEYAGALVIAKKIGLLQ
- the ettA gene encoding energy-dependent translational throttle protein EttA; protein product: MSTEPNKVIYSMVRVSKYYDKQPVLKDISLSYFYGAKIGVLGLNGSGKSSLLRIMAGVDQNFNGKAVLSSGYTVGFLEQEPKLDEGKTVREIVEEGVHEIVAALNEFNLISEKLAEPMSDDEMNKLIERQGEVQEKLDALDAWDLDSRLEMAMDALRCPSGDTPVSVLSGGERRRVALCRLLLRKPDILLLDEPTNHLDAESVAWLEHHLQNYAGTVIAVTHDRYFLDNVARWILELDRGYGIPWKGNYSSWLEQKQNRLAQEEKSETERQKTLQRELEWIRMSPKGRHAKAKARISSYEALLSRDVEKSAKELQIYIPPGPRLGNVVIEADNVSKGYGENILMEGMSFSLPPGGIIGIIGPNGAGKTTLFRMITSQEKPDSGTFKIGETVKLAYVDQSRDILDPNKTIWEVISGGDDTIQLGKRQVNSRAYVARFNFSGNDQQKKVSMISGGERNRVHLARMLKEEANVLLLDEPTNDLDVNTMRALEEALESFAGCAVVISHDRWFLDRIATHMLAFEGDSKVVWFDGNYSEYEADRKARLGPAADQPHRIKYRHLTRQ
- a CDS encoding L,D-transpeptidase family protein, which produces MDTNRLRSIYQILRKFLADPDESFLVQSIETQALFICDKQKIIGQFDCSTSRFGTGIRENSFKTPPGLHRVTEKIGAGAPAGRIFKERRDTGIDWDQRSRDENLILTRVLRLEGLEQGINKGGSVDSYNRCIYIHGTNQEDLVGTPLSHGCLCLRNQDMLRLFDLVSVGALLYIDPLPLRVGDTACRRVHFAGVFGTGMSGLAQYLRFEGITVSGSDRLLDTEDTALMRRSLEELGCVIVNQDGSGIRADTDALCISTAIEESNPDIAAARTHGVPIVHRSDLLASLIASKRSIAVAGTSGKSTVTAMIFELLTACGKSPSLISGAPLVRLEKQGLIGNAFSGASDLLVAEADESDGTLVKYAPEASVILNVSKDHKSVEELRDLFSTLASRSQWSASNGDDPILAAIQTTVRYGRNGSVSWQPDGEELLGRSVKLVRKGIEYHLPLPGIHNLENLRAALCVCEHFECDPRTLAGAARTFEGIARRFSVTDTVGKVCVVDDFAHNPAKIAAAVTAARGLSARILAVYQPHGFGPTRFLKDDYIATFRAVFRENDSLYLLPIYYAGGTAQKNISSGDLVNALGPVVFKAEAVRDRDELLAELKADARPGDCVLIMGARDPSLSTLVRKTVDLFGGPVSESV